The window ccggcgaggaagaacATCAGGTCCGGTGTCTGTTCCCCGCCGGTGGCTGCGCCCGCGGTGAGCATGCCGGCGGGGGAGTGGGAGAACTGGAGGTGCATTTTCGTGGGGATGCCGCTGAGCGACGACGTGCTGATGCGGCGGTTCGTGCTCGAGGAGTACGCCGAGCACCGGCGCATGCAGATGCAGGAGGCGGCCAAGAGGTCCGGCCGGTGTTGGTTTCCGCCGGGGCCCAGCCGGCTCTGCGAGATGTCCCTGGCAGCGTAATGGAGAGAACAGCTCGACGTCGCCCCAGTGCAGTGAAGCTCAGTCTCTCTGATGTGGTTATGCATGCTTGTTTGATCTTGCCGCGCTGTTTATTGGTTCGATGCCAATTGTTAGGCAGCTTGCAACGACAAAGATTTTAAAGTCAGCTATAGCTGCTAGGAAGAACAGCCGCTATTGCATTTAGCCCTCTAAATGCCGACTCTAGCTTGCTAAAAGCTACAacggcaatcctactgctaaacACCTTAGCCGTTGTTTTAAAACCTTGGCAATGACTATCTATTACTAATATGACGTCGTTTGAGTTGATACCAAATATTGCTAAAGAATATTTGAGTAGCGGAGCTATTCGTCATCAATCTAGGATCGAGCTATTGGAAGTTATCCGTTTCGAGCAAAGCTACTTGCCTCATCTGATTACTTTGAAGGGCATTATGAGCTATCGGTTACTAATATGATGTTGATTGGTTAGATACCAGTTCTTGCTAAAGAACATTTAATTTGAGCGGCAGAGCTATTCATCATCGGATCTAGGACCAAGCTGttggatctaattattacgcatCGTGTAACAAACTATCCGTTAGTCGTTATTCTTGCATAGTTAATTGGTTTACCTAATTATTGCGGAGTTCTTCATGTACTATCTGTTACTAGTGTGACGTAGTTTGGTTTGATGCCAATTATTGTCAAGAAACTTTGAGTACATTCGTCGCTGATATCTGgtgttgcatttttttttggcatggtTCAACTATGGTGAAAGACGATTACCTATGGGAGTAACTATCAAAAATGGCAGTAGAGTTTTATCCAGTTGTCAAATTTTAAAAGTGCCACTAGAGTAGGAATTTGCCATTTTTGAGATAGCCAATGGCATTTTACAAATGCTTTGACTAAGCGATGTTAGCCATTAAACATAAAAACAAATGAATGCGAAAATAGTGTGTATCTGTTGAAGCACAATTTCGCTTGACAACATCCTTTTCATGGAACAAACAAAGGTCACCATTGCGCACTTTGAGTCAGCGTTTCTCTTTCACCTTCCGTAATATGTTTGCAAATTGCTATATACGAAGTGTTGTTGCTCTTACACTTTTTACACGTGATGTCTATCATAGAAAGCAAATCCAAGGCAACATGATCAGCAAAGCCATCTTCTCAGCGTAACATATAGGCGGTAAATTTCAGTCACAAAATATTTATATTccactcctgaatcctgatcgaAGCATTGGGGCTTAACATCCTCACATTTTTCAAATTGCAAGTAATATAATACTAAAGCATAACAAAATAATTGAGCTTCAATTCCCACGACCATACAAAAAAACTTGTGCTCGATTTTTCCATGAGCCAATCTGGTGTGTCCCTCCGAGCAAACACACCAATCTGCTGTTCGTCCTAGTCAGGATCGGCACAGAGCATCGGAAAGATGTCCATGTCGAAGCCATTGCCACCATCCTCAGGGATCAGAGAGCGTATCGCGTCGACGCCGCGCTCCAGATCCTTGGGCTTGTACCCCGTCAGCTCCTCGAGCTCCCTGTCCAACGTCACCATCTGCCGGTACGACGGCTTCAGCGTCCGCATCGCCAggagcatcgccgccgccgccacggccgacgGCTTGAGCTCCAGGCAGCCGTAGTGGAACAGCGACACGTTGGCGAAGTCGTGCGCTCTGGATCGGAGCTCCGGCCCCAGGTCGTCGTCCCCCTCCTCCTGGCTGCAGTCGCGGGTGAAGTGCTCCACGAACGTGTACGCCGTGGGCCCGCTGAGGCGGTAGTCGAGCGccgcgagcagcgcgcgctCCATGTCGATCACCTCCTGGCGCTTGGCGAAGCCGGCGCGCCGGGCGATCTTCCTGGCGCTGAGCTTGTACACGGCGGCCTGGTCCTCGTACTTGGCCGCGGCGTAGACGGCGGCGCCCCCCAGGAGGTTGAGCCGGTGCGCGCTGGTGTCGCTGAGGGGCCGCGCCGAGAGGAACCGGTCGGTGTAGGAGACGGCGCGGTGGAGCGTGACGGGGGCGAGGTCGTAGCGCCGGGTGAGCCCGGCCATCCAGCGGACGAGGGTGGTGCGCATCTCCGGGCTCATCCGGCCCCCCTGCGTCGTCGCCAGGTAGTCCGGCGATGGCCGCGCCTTGACGTCCTCCTCCTGGGCCCGGAGGATGGCCTcaatgtcgtcgtcgtcgtcgcaggACGCGTAGACGTGCGCGCGTGTCGACGTGGAGTTCTTGCAGGTGCCGTCGTCGCAGATCGGAGAGGCGGGCGCTGGGATCAGCAAAGGTGACGACACGGGCTCGTCGACGGCAGGCTGGGCGAAGGGATTGCTGTGCTCATCCTCATCTGCGTGTAGGGTGGCGCCGCCGGAGAAAGGATCGTTGCCGGTGAGCGGGGGATGGGCAAGGTCGAACCCGAAGCTGAAGGGATTGGTGTGCAGCGCcagcgcgtggccggcggcggcgccagataTGGGATTGGCTTGCAGCGTgtgcacggcgccgccgccggagaactGATCGAAGAAGCTGAAGGGATTGCTGCCGCGCGTTGCGTGCGCGCGGCCACCGTCGGAGAAAGGCCGGAAGCTGGCAGGCGAAGGAAGCGCAATGTCAAGGCCGAAGCTGAAGGGGTTTTTGTGCATcatggcgccgccaccgcgggggGAGAAGGGCACCAAgcccggcggcggagcaagACAAGAAGGAAGACGCGAGGTGGTGGCGTCCATTGTGCCTCGGCGCACAAGAAGAGAACCAgacggcagtggcggcggcgggtggaaaGAGCGCGGGCGGCCAATGCTCCATTACGCTGCCGGCGCCCAACTATTTATGCAAGCACCGAGTTGAACGAGACCGACTCGGTCTCAGGTCCGACTTGGAGTCTGCAACCCACGTCGGATTCGAACTGGCGCAATACTAGCCAACCTTTTACCCGCTGTCCGATCCTTACCCCGTTTCCGTTGCCGCACGGTCAACGCGCCGGGCGCCGCTGCTAGCAAGTTGTCGGATTCCCCTTTGGagccaaatcaaatgcatcatatagggtgtgtttggatccaagggctAGAGCTATTTTTAGCCtcaaatagctcaaaatagccTAAAATCCCCAAACATAAAGGCCAGTCttggctatttgcaaatagcacACCTCAAAAAACTATCCCACCCAAAGAGTGATTATTTGGGCTATTTCAAGTGGAGCCCACCATAGCAAGAGAGGTAATAGAGCTCCAATAATTGAGAAAAGGTGCTTTAAAGACTAAATAactcttggatccaaacatgtcAAAGGCTATTTTACTGGAGGGCTATTTGTTTGAGATAATTAGCTCTAGTCCAAACAAATCTagcccttggatccaaacatgaCCATAGATTAAGGGAATGACAGACCTTGAACACACTTTCAAGAGAATGTCTATAGCCAAAGGAGGGATAGGCCCACGTGTTACAAGAGTTCTACTCTAAACCtcaaatcaaatgcattgaCATGACAACTTCACATTGACCATGAAAATTACCTGTAACTCAGCTCAAAGATAACGGAACATATTACGAAACTGTATATCAACTCGTTTAAGAACTTTCAAGATCCGATATCAGAATTCATCTTAGCAAGCAAAGTCTGCTCTGGAACGTACCCAACTGAGCAGAGTAAGAGCGAAAGAGCACTAAAACGTTATCATCCTACTACGCAGTAGCATAACACCAACGGATGCAACAATCTCTGTCTTTGATCCGGGGCAAAAAAGAAACCAGCATAGCAAAACCTGCAAAGTCTCTGGAGAGCTTTCTTCTTCTCAGGACACTGAAAGAACCCTGTGCAGTAGTGCGGCTAAGATTCTTTCCCCTCGTGCTCTCTGCTTGCTTCTCCACGAACTCGAGCTCTCTTGATATTGTCTAGCCGTTCGGAGCGAagggctgctcctcctcgcTGGCTGCAGGCTTGATCTCGTTGTCATCACTGGTATCAGACTTgctgtcctcctcggcctcctcgatcTCCCCGGCATCGGCGGGGGCGCCATGATTGAGCTGGATAAGTATGACAGTCGTGTCGTTAATTGTCGGCCGGGCGCGCTGCATGAGCCTCTCGCAGATGACGTGCAGGTCAGTCTCCCCCTGCATTACTCAGACAAACAACGTGCACGTTCAGGGCAACAATTTTTTTCCATCAAGGTATAaactttttgtaaaaaaaaagaagcgagACTCTCAAGTGCAGGCTTCACATGTTAATCTGTCAGGTACATGGCATACGTTCAGTGGTAAAATGTTACTTGTGCCCAGTGAAAATTGCATCACTCATATCGCTATATCATAACAGGCAGAAAAGATGGGAGGAAAACTCACAGATTCTAACATCGCGTGTACATAATCAACCGCTTCCTGATATGTCATAGATAACCTGCCCCAAAAGAAAACACGAGGAACAGACCATTAGCATAGGATTAAACAAAATCATATCAGATATGCAATGGATATTATATATACTGGCTAGGTTTTCTTAGGGAAAAATGGCAGGTGCTCTACCTTCTCATTCTATAATGGAAAGAAAGTTAATTGCATGTTCCAAGCTCTGAAGCTCAGATAAAggccaaagaaaagaaaattgagAAGATCATTACAAACACTCTAAGCTTTAATCCTTTTTATCCTTTTTTGTGTTGTTCTTCACCGTGAGCTCCAACTGTCTAGGTTTTTCATGAGCCATATAGCAGATTGTCGTAAAGTTGAGTTCAATGTTGTACTATTATCATTCTCCCATTTGAGCATattatggaaaaagaatatCTTACTGCATAACTTATACTGCTTAAGAGTATCTTACTGCATAACTTATACTGCCTACATTAGAATTCAGGCAAAAAAATCTAGAGGTTTCCTAAAGCGAGCTCTTGCACAACAAATCAAATATGTTTGACCCGTCATCTTCAGCTAGCTAAGCCAAGCAAATAGCAAGTCATGATGTTCAATGATATCAGGATGCACTAGCTAACATAAGGATGGAAAATATTCTTTCTAGTGGTAACTTCGACCTCTCCACGGTCATTAACTCATTACATGTAACCAACTTAAAATATACATACACCAGAATCATGCAAAAGTGTAACGGCGTTAAGTAGATTGGCTAAAGATAAACCTGTTTAAGCTGCATgcaattaattgaaagaaaatgTACAGATGGCCCTGGATAAAACACTACTGTCCGAGACCCAATTAAAACTGCTGTATTAGAAGGAACAAGAATGCAAGCTGATAGACGACATGTGGACTTGATATATTCTGCATTCATTTTTGTAATTATGGGAAAAATAAACACACAATCTGACTTCTGTTATCTACTCCCTTCGTTCTTGAATATATGTCACTTCGGACAACCAAATTAGTAAAAAAATGAACTAAGTAGCTTGTCCTAAACGTTATATATTTAATAATAGAGACGATACTTATCTTTGGCTAAGGACTTACCATAGACCACGACTTCCCATGACAAGAAACTCGATATCATTGGTTATCTCCATCTAACAATGAAATATGTCATTTCCCATCAGAACGCACCAATGGAACAAATTTGTAATCTGCTAAAACTGAGTTTCTTTGAACTTACATCGTGAATATCTGGATTGCATATCACCATTTGTTCTTCAGGAGGCAAATGTTTGTTCTTCTTGAATACAAAATCACCTGCATAGTAAGTATAGAGATCAATTCCAGTGCAAGATATTACATACAAATGACAAAAGGAAATCAGGTAAGACTATACCAATCGCTCTGGAGGTGCTTAACTTTCCTTCTATAAAACTGAAGCCGCCCACTTGTCCTCCTTCTATCACAACATTATTATCAATGTCTAACATTCCTCCTGCTCTTTCAATTCTCTGTCTTTCATTCTGATGGTATGGTTTGTGACCAGTGGATAATAGAATTGCCTTTTGATACAACAGAAACAAGCAAAATTTAGTCATCTCTTGATGCATTTGTTATGAAAATGAAGCAGTAGGTATAGTCAGACATTTCACAGGAAAGAAATCATTCACCTGGCCATTCCTTGAGGCTACACAATGAGAATCTCCAACATTTCCAACAATGACCTGGTTGCCTCTAGTGACAGCTACACATACTGTGCTTCCTGTACTTTGAGGTGGTCTATAAGGAGTTTCCTGAGAATAAAAAACACAAAGTGATGTATAAAACATACAATTATACAATAGTATAAAATAAACATATAGCAAGGAATAGGCTTGGAAAAACTGTGAGGGAGCGGGTTGTTTTATATTTTCTATGTTCCTATGATATATTAAGAAGGGTaaagtccgtttttcaacccttaactatcacgatagtccgattttagcccttgaactacgaaaccggacatcctacacctccaactaacgaaaccgtttgaaaaacaaccctggctcagccaaaggcggttttgctacagtaaaatttccgaatttcacacatctctcaattaaataataaagaaagcatagttaatattgtctaaaaatcatgatatttttttgggaggtagataaaaagacaaggaatttatattggctagatgtgatacattaaacataatggaatttgaattataaaattttaaaaataggtagaattcaaaaatCCTTGAATTTTGGggtcagctaaacctatgataaaaatgcaataaaaatattataattcataattttttatttagtttagttaggtactttttattagcccaagttctatagaaaattcataaattaaaatttgaggaatca is drawn from Panicum virgatum strain AP13 chromosome 1N, P.virgatum_v5, whole genome shotgun sequence and contains these coding sequences:
- the LOC120656373 gene encoding probable protein phosphatase 2C 21 isoform X2, coding for MGASNSRDIRTEGGENIRIKYAAASMQGFGPKMEDAYTVAPDLDHTTSFFGVYDGHRGAEVALLCAWLFHIELRVHPDYQRNLNNAIRSVFSRMDQVLRQSNEWRQLLNPTGSRNWIERVLCPIANPWYCIEETPYRPPQSTGSTVCVAVTRGNQVIVGNVGDSHCVASRNGQAILLSTGHKPYHQNERQRIERAGGMLDIDNNVVIEGGQVGGFSFIEGKLSTSRAIGDFVFKKNKHLPPEEQMVICNPDIHDMEITNDIEFLVMGSRGLWLSMTYQEAVDYVHAMLESGETDLHVICERLMQRARPTINDTTVILIQLNHGAPADAGEIEEAEEDSKSDTSDDNEIKPAASEEEQPFAPNG
- the LOC120656373 gene encoding probable protein phosphatase 2C 21 isoform X1, with protein sequence MFIFPLESFRKANPAMGASNSRDIRTEGGENIRIKYAAASMQGFGPKMEDAYTVAPDLDHTTSFFGVYDGHRGAEVALLCAWLFHIELRVHPDYQRNLNNAIRSVFSRMDQVLRQSNEWRQLLNPTGSRNWIERVLCPIANPWYCIEETPYRPPQSTGSTVCVAVTRGNQVIVGNVGDSHCVASRNGQAILLSTGHKPYHQNERQRIERAGGMLDIDNNVVIEGGQVGGFSFIEGKLSTSRAIGDFVFKKNKHLPPEEQMVICNPDIHDMEITNDIEFLVMGSRGLWLSMTYQEAVDYVHAMLESGETDLHVICERLMQRARPTINDTTVILIQLNHGAPADAGEIEEAEEDSKSDTSDDNEIKPAASEEEQPFAPNG